In one Bradyrhizobium cosmicum genomic region, the following are encoded:
- the pcaG gene encoding protocatechuate 3,4-dioxygenase subunit alpha — MPQPLNYLKETASQTAGPYVHIGLIPAMAGFDIFEKNFSNVLVTPSTQGERITLEGKVLDGTGSPLRDVLLEIWQANASGRYNHPADRSAGTLDGDFRGWGRAGSDFDSGLVTFDTIKPGAIADKAGRKCAPHVNVWIVARGINIGLNTRLYFSDEEAANAADPVLNLVEPAVRRKTLIATRGDRAGKVVYSFTINLQGADETVFFDV, encoded by the coding sequence ATGCCGCAGCCGCTCAACTACCTCAAGGAAACCGCTTCGCAGACCGCCGGACCCTATGTCCACATCGGCCTGATCCCGGCCATGGCCGGATTCGACATCTTCGAGAAGAACTTTTCCAACGTGCTGGTGACGCCGAGCACGCAAGGCGAGCGCATCACGCTGGAAGGCAAGGTGCTCGACGGAACCGGCTCGCCGCTGCGCGACGTGCTGCTCGAAATCTGGCAGGCCAATGCGAGCGGCCGCTACAACCATCCGGCCGATCGTTCGGCCGGCACGCTGGACGGGGATTTCCGCGGCTGGGGCCGCGCGGGATCGGATTTCGACAGCGGTCTCGTCACCTTCGACACCATCAAGCCCGGCGCGATCGCGGACAAGGCAGGCCGCAAATGCGCGCCGCATGTCAACGTCTGGATCGTCGCGCGCGGCATCAACATCGGTCTCAACACGCGGCTCTACTTCTCGGATGAGGAGGCCGCAAACGCCGCAGATCCCGTGCTCAACCTCGTCGAACCGGCGGTGCGTCGCAAGACCCTGATCGCAACCCGCGGCGATCGTGCCGGGAAGGTCGTGTATTCCTTCACGATCAATTTGCAGGGAGCGGACGAGACGGTGTTCTTCGACGTCTAA
- the pcaH gene encoding protocatechuate 3,4-dioxygenase subunit beta, with protein sequence MNAQAPALQDPRLNRPEPLTPPLGDGGFFQRDRSIHPPAHAPGYKSSVLRSPRQSLLSLENSVSEITGPVFGHNDLGPLDNDLIRNYAKDGDPVGERIIVHGRVLDETGRGVPNTLVEFWQANAGGRYRHKKDTYLAPIDPNFGGCGRALTDDTGYYYFRTVKPGPYPWRNFVNSWRPAHIHFSVFGSGFAQRLITQMYFEGDPLIPVCPILTTIPDKDALDRLVAPLDLNASTPFDSLAYRFDIVLRGQRSTYFENRTAGN encoded by the coding sequence ATGAACGCTCAGGCGCCAGCCTTGCAGGATCCCCGCCTCAACCGCCCCGAGCCCCTCACGCCGCCGCTCGGTGATGGTGGCTTCTTTCAGCGCGACCGCTCCATCCATCCGCCGGCGCATGCGCCGGGTTACAAATCCTCGGTCCTGCGGTCGCCACGCCAGTCGCTGTTGTCGCTGGAGAACTCGGTCTCGGAAATCACCGGTCCGGTGTTCGGCCACAACGATCTCGGCCCGCTCGACAACGACCTGATCCGCAACTACGCCAAGGACGGCGATCCCGTCGGCGAGCGCATCATCGTCCATGGCCGTGTGCTGGACGAGACCGGCCGCGGCGTGCCGAACACGCTGGTCGAGTTCTGGCAGGCCAATGCCGGCGGTCGTTACCGGCACAAGAAGGATACGTATCTGGCGCCGATCGACCCGAATTTCGGCGGCTGTGGCCGCGCGCTGACCGACGACACCGGCTACTATTACTTCCGCACGGTGAAGCCGGGACCCTATCCCTGGCGCAACTTCGTCAATAGCTGGCGTCCCGCCCATATCCACTTCTCGGTGTTCGGCTCGGGCTTTGCGCAGCGCCTGATCACGCAGATGTATTTCGAGGGCGATCCCCTGATTCCGGTCTGCCCGATCCTGACGACGATCCCGGACAAGGACGCGCTCGACCGTCTCGTCGCGCCGCTCGACCTCAACGCATCGACGCCGTTCGACTCGCTCGCCTATCGCTTCGACATCGTGCTGCGCGGCCAGCGCTCCACCTATTTTGAAAATCGCACCGCGGGGAACTAA
- a CDS encoding LysR family transcriptional regulator has product MKKIDHLALDGHALELFLAVLEEGSVTAAATRLGLTQSAVSHGLNKLRRISGDPLFAKSGRGIVATAHAHALAAKARALIDEMRSFAGGVTFEPAGAQLSLTIAANDFQRDLLLPRFFAHVATQVKSLNLRVIPSQSPSPAMLREDRCDLLITPLPPSGVDIVQKRLLSDHYVCYFDPKARAAPSGRSAYLAARHVTVVYTDNERLDFDRRLAANGFHRDIAISVPSFSGVPSFLRGSQMLASMPSLLASGVMRGFSQTRIPLASRTRTLAELPMFMVWHQRYQKDPAHRWIRAQLETVAATAAA; this is encoded by the coding sequence ATGAAAAAAATCGATCATTTGGCTCTCGACGGTCACGCGCTGGAGCTGTTCCTGGCCGTGCTGGAGGAAGGCTCGGTCACGGCGGCCGCAACGCGGCTCGGCCTGACGCAATCGGCCGTCAGCCACGGGCTGAACAAGCTGCGGCGGATCTCCGGCGACCCGCTGTTCGCCAAGTCCGGCCGCGGCATCGTCGCAACCGCCCATGCCCACGCACTGGCCGCGAAAGCGCGCGCGCTGATCGACGAGATGCGGAGCTTTGCCGGCGGCGTCACGTTCGAGCCGGCCGGAGCGCAGCTCTCGCTCACGATCGCCGCCAATGACTTCCAACGCGATCTCTTGCTGCCACGGTTCTTCGCGCATGTCGCCACACAGGTAAAGAGCCTGAACCTGCGGGTGATCCCCTCGCAGTCGCCCTCGCCGGCGATGCTGCGCGAAGACCGCTGCGATCTCCTGATCACGCCGCTGCCGCCGTCCGGCGTTGACATCGTGCAGAAGCGCCTGCTCAGCGATCACTACGTCTGCTACTTCGATCCCAAGGCGCGTGCGGCACCATCCGGCCGCAGCGCCTATCTCGCGGCGCGCCACGTCACCGTGGTCTACACGGACAACGAGCGGCTCGACTTCGATAGGCGGCTGGCGGCAAACGGCTTTCACCGCGACATCGCAATCTCCGTGCCGAGCTTCTCCGGTGTCCCGTCATTCCTGCGCGGCTCGCAGATGCTCGCGAGCATGCCGAGCCTGCTCGCATCGGGCGTCATGCGCGGCTTCTCGCAAACCCGCATTCCGCTGGCCTCGCGCACCCGCACGCTGGCCGAGCTGCCGATGTTCATGGTCTGGCACCAGCGCTACCAGAAAGATCCGGCGCATCGCTGGATCCGAGCGCAGCTCGAGACCGTGGCGGCGACGGCTGCCGCCTGA
- the pncB gene encoding nicotinate phosphoribosyltransferase, whose amino-acid sequence MTVTDIASRTYNHSWRLDPIIRSLLDTDFYKLLMLQMIRESYPAQQVTFSVINRSRHVRLAEIIDEDELRAQLDHARTIRFAKKELIWLAGNTFYGKTHMFSADFIRWLAEFRLPEYELRKVEGQYELHFHGPWSHTTMWEIPALAILNELRSRAAMKGRGRFELDVLYARAKAKLWTKVERLRKLENLRLSDFGTRRRHGFLWQRWCVEAVKEGLGSSFIGTSNVLLAMDNDLEAIGTNAHELPMVAAALARDDEELRWAPYRILDQWRQTYGGNLLIALPDAFGTKAFLRDAPEWVADWTGFRPDSAPPIQAGEEIIAWWEKKGRNPRDKLLVFSDAMDVGSIEETYHHFAGRSRLSFGWGTNLTNDFVGCPPDGSINLDPISIVCKVTSVDGHPAVKLSDNPEKATGLPSEIERYLRVFGDAGRVRKPVLV is encoded by the coding sequence ATGACAGTGACCGACATTGCGAGCCGGACCTACAATCACAGCTGGCGGCTGGATCCGATCATCCGCAGCCTGCTTGATACCGATTTCTACAAGTTATTGATGTTGCAGATGATTCGGGAATCGTACCCTGCCCAGCAGGTGACTTTTTCGGTCATCAACCGCTCGCGCCATGTGCGGCTCGCCGAGATCATCGACGAGGACGAGTTACGCGCCCAGCTTGACCACGCCCGCACCATCCGCTTCGCCAAGAAGGAGCTGATCTGGCTCGCCGGTAACACCTTCTACGGCAAGACCCATATGTTCTCGGCGGACTTCATCCGCTGGCTCGCCGAATTCCGTCTGCCCGAATACGAGCTTCGCAAGGTCGAGGGGCAGTATGAATTGCATTTCCACGGGCCGTGGAGCCACACCACCATGTGGGAGATTCCGGCGCTCGCCATCCTCAACGAGCTGCGCTCACGCGCTGCAATGAAGGGCCGTGGCCGGTTCGAACTCGACGTGCTCTATGCCCGCGCCAAGGCCAAGCTGTGGACCAAGGTCGAGCGTCTGCGCAAGCTCGAGAATCTGAGGCTTTCCGACTTCGGCACGCGCCGCCGCCACGGCTTCCTGTGGCAGCGCTGGTGCGTCGAGGCCGTGAAGGAAGGCTTGGGTTCGTCCTTCATCGGCACCTCGAACGTACTGCTTGCGATGGACAACGACCTCGAGGCCATCGGCACCAACGCGCATGAGCTGCCGATGGTGGCGGCCGCGCTCGCCAGGGACGACGAGGAATTGCGCTGGGCGCCCTATCGGATTCTCGACCAGTGGCGGCAGACCTATGGCGGCAACCTCCTGATCGCGCTGCCCGACGCCTTCGGTACGAAAGCCTTTCTGCGCGATGCGCCGGAATGGGTGGCCGACTGGACCGGCTTCCGTCCCGACAGCGCGCCGCCGATCCAGGCCGGCGAGGAGATCATCGCCTGGTGGGAGAAGAAAGGCCGCAACCCCAGGGACAAGCTGCTCGTGTTCTCCGACGCGATGGACGTCGGCTCGATCGAGGAGACCTATCATCACTTCGCCGGCCGCTCGCGCCTCTCGTTCGGTTGGGGCACCAATCTCACCAATGATTTCGTCGGCTGTCCGCCTGACGGCTCGATCAATCTCGATCCCATCTCGATTGTCTGCAAGGTGACGTCGGTTGACGGCCACCCGGCCGTCAAGCTCTCGGACAATCCTGAAAAGGCAACCGGCCTTCCCTCCGAGATCGAACGCTATCTACGCGTTTTCGGCGACGCCGGCCGCGTGCGCAAACCGGTGCTGGTCTAG